One Oncorhynchus clarkii lewisi isolate Uvic-CL-2024 chromosome 32, UVic_Ocla_1.0, whole genome shotgun sequence DNA window includes the following coding sequences:
- the LOC139392389 gene encoding biotinidase, producing the protein MHFSTILRTSSPSIPGSGQSAMALRVLQAVAAVAVLCRFPVTLTRAGDRSEGTPGQSYVAAVYEHRVILNPEPHVPLSRAAALKHMMSNLDVYEEQAARAAEQGAQIIVFPEDGLQGFNFSRLSISAYLETIPDPQSEDWNPCTQTDRHTHTEVLQRLSCMARRHRLYLVANMADLQPCRQTSYPTCPHDGRWQFNTDVVFRWDGSLAARYHKHNLYFEKAFDAPPTLEVVTFDTPFAGRFGVFTCFDILFHDPTVRLLEQGVRQMVYPTAWMNQLPLLSAIQFQRAFSLGANTTLLAANIRADSLGMTGSGIFTPGTAIYHHARAGQPEEGRLLVLRIPVLDTAWLGTETRAKGQAGGETARGEGEGEAGGETARGEGEAGGETARGEGEAGGETARREGEGEAGGETARGEGEAGGETARGEGEAGGQTARGEGEAGGEGEAGGETARGEGETGGQTAYTRSPKPLSGQREGNSGFCLQESQHCQEDSLSTSPPAFSPSSPFPFTSSMMYDPFSFLLLSGSEGQLTVCDGRFCCHLQYRRSPQGGNTELYALGAFSGTHTVNGRYNVQVCVLVRCLGSEVSSCGQEVEEAESRVDFLLEGKFGTRHVYPSLLGSGMVLEQPDQVKTTADGRVAMEHSGMTVGLVTACLYGRVYDQD; encoded by the exons ATGCACTTTTCAACCATACTCCGCACA AGTTCCCCATCTATCCCGGGCTCTGGTCAGTCAGCCATGGCCCTCCGTGTCCTCCAGGCCGTGGCGGCGGTGGCTGTTCTTTGTCGGTTCCCCGTAACGTTAACTCGGGCTGGGGACAGGTCAGAGGGGACTCCCGGCCAATCCTACGTGGCTGCGGTATATGAGCACCGGGTTATTCTGAACCCGGAGCCGCACGTACCTCTGTCCCGGGCCGCGGCGCTCAAGCACATGATGAGCAACCTGGATGTGTACGAGGAGCAGGCCGCGCGAGCTGCGGAACAG GGGGCTCAGATCATAGTATTTCCAGAGGATGGTCTTCAGGGGTTTAACTTCAGTCGTCTGTCCATCTCTGCTTACCTAGAGACCATCCCTGACCCACAGTCTGAGGACTGGAACccctgtacacagacagacagacacacccacactgaG GTCCTCCAGAGGTTGAGCTGCATGGCTCGACGTCACCGTCTGTACCTGGTGGCCAACATGGCTGACCTCCAGCCCTGCCGCCAGACCTCTTACCCCACCTGCCCCCACGATGGGCGCTGGCAGTTCAACACTGATGTAGTCTTCAG GTGGGATGGTTCCCTGGCGGCACGCTATCACAAACACAACCTGTACTTTGAGAAGGCCTTCGATGCCCCGCCCACACTGGAGGTGGTGACCTTTGACACGCCGTTCGCCGGACGGTTTGGAGTGTTCACCTGCTTCGACATCCTGTTCCATGACCCTACCGTCAGACTACTGGAGCAG GGTGTCAGACAGATGGTCTACCCTACAgcctggatgaaccagcttcctCTACTGTCAGCCATTCAGTTCCAGAGAGCCTTCAGTCTGGGAGCTAACACCACTCTGCTGGCGGCTAACATCAGGGCAGACAGCCTGGGTATGACAGGAAGTGGCATCTTCACCCCTGGTACTGCCATCTACCACCATGCCAGGGCTGGGCAGCCAGAGGAGGGGAGGCTGCTGGTGCTGAGGATACCTGTACTGGACACTGCCTGGCTGGGAACAGAGACGAGGGCCAAGGGGCAGGCAGGAGGAGAGACtgcaagaggagagggagaaggggaggcaggaggagagactgcaagaggagagggggag gcaggaggagagactgcaaggggagagggggaggcaggaggagagactgcaagacgagagggagagggggaggcaggaggagagactgcaagaggagagggggaggcaggaggagagactgcaagaggagagggggaggcaggaggaCAGACtgcaagaggagagggagaggcaggaggagagggagaggcaggaggagagactgcaaggggagagggggagacaggaggacagactgcTTATACCAGGTCACCTAAGCCTCTGTCTGGACAGAGGGAGGGCAACTCTGGGTTCTGTCTACAGGAGAGCCAACACTGCCAGGAggattctctctctacctctcctcctgccttctctccctcatccccctttcctttcaCCTCCTCTATGATGTATGatcccttctccttcctcctgcTGAGTGGTTCAGAGGGCCAGCTGACTGTGTGTGACGGTCGTTTCTGCTGCCACCTGCAGTACCGACGCTCCCCACAGGGGGGCAATACGGAGCTCTATGCTCTAGGAGCGTTCTCTGGCACTCACACGGTTAACGGGCGCTACAATGTACAG gtgtGCGTGTTGGTCCGCTGTTTGGGGTCGGAGGTCAGCTCCTGTGGACAGGAAGTGGAGGAGGCAGAGTCGAGAGTTGACTTCCTATTGGAGGGGAAGTTCGGAACCCGTCACGTTTACCCGTCGTTGCTAGGTAGCGGCATGGTTCTAGAACAACCTGACCAGGTCAAGACGACCGCAGATGGTCGCGTGGCCATGGAACACTCAGGGATGACCGTCGGACTAGTGACCGCATGTCTCTACGGCAGGGTGTACGACCAGGActaa